Genomic window (Toxotes jaculatrix isolate fToxJac2 chromosome 10, fToxJac2.pri, whole genome shotgun sequence):
AAATGCAAACTTTGCCGCTGGCTGTTATAGCTGGTTGGTGATCTCCAGCTAAACAAATGCATATAATaccagtcacagcagtgttattTTTAACAGTGAAACATCACATGTGATAACCACAAAAAGACCAGTGTGGAACCTGATCAggtgctgtgcagacagtgggTTGCATGGTATGCCACTAGAGTATTTAAAGTGATTTAGTATTGCATTACCACAGGACAGACAGATtagaaaaagaacaacaaaatcAACGCAACAGAGACTGAGACATCCTCACTTTTAATCTGACTTCAAAAACTCTCCCATGATGCAGTTGATAGCTTTGTTTCATTAGACCATCCCACGTCTACCAAACCCTATGCCCTCAGTTTGCAACACAGGCTTTCTGTTAGCCAGattaagagtctacagccatgctactGGCTCTGTGAAGCCACATTTCAGCCCAGTGTTGCCTGTATTAGTTtggcatgttagcatgcaaatATTTTATAGTAGTCTCCCAAGACAAAATATTATGAATTTTCTCAGACCTTAACGTGCTGCTCCACCACCATgctacaactgttttcacaggctgatagGACTCCCCACGACGAGTCCACTGGCCTTCACGTGTAGTACAAAATCAGTGTACTGCCCCTTtaattttccagtttttttttccacactacATTTGTGAGAAAGTCCACAAAATGCAAAGTAAGGGATATATTTATAAAAGCCAGTCCCCCTGTGAACTCCTCCCTAACATCACAGCACAACAAAGTCTTTCATTTTCAATAAAAGAGGATGATTAAAGTTGCCGTGTGTTATTCAGTGCCATCAATCATATTTTTGACAAGCAAGTGGAGAGTATCACTCATGCGTGTTTCATAAGTTCCCCTTGAAAACCTCACAGACCAGCAGGCCATAATCAGAACCACGTTTGATGCCGTGACACCACTGaagcacagactcacacagagcaGCTAACGCAGACATGTGTTGACAATGCTGACAGAAATTAAGTTCCATCCATCTTGAGATATTTGAGTGTCTATCTGTGTTTGTCCGcaatctctttcttttcttcagatCCAGTTGGAAGTGAGAACAGTCACTgattctcctccctcctctctcaccctccaccATGAAGGTTTCTTCTGgcgctgtgtgtttcaggtggagCCCGCAACACATGCAGTCGTGGCCACTCTCTTCAGTGCGTAAAAAACTTTCTTGCAAGGCGGTTTTTGTTGGGGCTCGTCCAATGTGGTCGCATGTCTCATGCTCAGCATGTTAACAAgtgcaggaaagaaaaatgtctaTAATTTGGATGTTTGACAGAAAATAtacaggaggagagaagaagtaAAAGAACTATGTTGGCATTTATCTCAGTTTATGGGGTGTTTCTggcttttctcttatttttcccttttgaaaccaCATTATTTCTTTGGTTTTGAAGGTTCTTTTTGAGccttaaaagattttttttttttttcattttttcatcattcacatttcttttaaCTGTAGCAAACCAGCCAGAGTCCAAGGTGTGCATCCATGGTTACCTCTTCCCTCTGCCTGTCGCGCTCGGACAGGTGCCTCATCCAAATTATGATCCTACAGCAGGTAATTCACAgagtcacaaacacatgcaagtaTTTTCACAATTTctcacttgcacacatacatatatgcaCATTGCAACTGCAACTAACAGTATAGCTAAAGCACCCagccacattttttaaaaatttgttggatttttaatatttctgctgttgctcAATATTTTCTTAATATTTCATTTCCAAATATGAAGATCTGAATTCTATGTCAAAGCTGTCACCACCCTGCCAGTAATACAATTCTAGTGGAGAAATActgaatcttttatttattcattagcCTAAAGGCACTCCAGTTTAAGTGTAGAAGTAGTTGTATCTGGCTTCAAAGCACCCATCATGTGTAAGCTGTAAAACATATTGAGGACATCACCTCCTCAGTGTTTGCCATGACCCTAAATACGCAGACAGGTCCACTGCTCTGAATGCAGCCTGACTGTGTTTCTTGCAGTGTTTCGGGGTTTCTGGACCGTGTTGATAATCCTCGGGCTGGTCTCAGCCCTGACTGGAGGCTTCCTCTTGGTCTGTGGTGTCCCCTTCATCAGCCACCGACTCTACAAGCTGGGTGGAGCCTTCCTCGTCGCAGCCGGTAAAATATAAACTACTGCATGTATACGTGTGGAGTTCATAGCCATTGCGTTGGCGGTGTGAAATATACTGCCAGGGGATTAGGTGAatgtacagacacaaacacatgttgcAGCCGtagctgctgtcagctgttCATACCTGTCACATTACAAGTACTTACCCAACACACTCTCTGCAGCActgtcacagtgacagcagcacatGTAAACACTGCTACCGTGGTAACAGTAGAGATGAGTAGGGGCTGCATTCCTCTGGTGTTACTCACACCAGTGATAAACTCTGTGTCTTCCTGACATTTTCTATATCCGTCCACAGCCTGCTTGTTCCTGTTCATGATTCTTCTCTACGTGCTGTGGATGGAGGTGGTGGATGTGAAGCGCTACAtcctgcaggagagaggagagacatgtCCAGATGCAGAGGTTTCAGTGCTCTACGGCCTGTCGTTCATGGTGGCGGCGGCTGGAGTGCCTCTGGAGCTCGTCTCTGGGCTGGTCTTCATGATGGTGGGCCGGGCGCTGCGTGCCAGCAAGTGAGCTCACCATCTGGCCCGTAGGAGAAGAGCGGACTGACCTTTTTACGTCCTGCACAGGGACTCAGTGGCACACTTGTGGGATGTAAATACTGGCTGGAAAGAAACGACCAACATTACAGCACCACCCTTTGGGTGTTATGTAGTGGTAGCAGTCAGAGACACTGGTTTGGTGTGGCAGTTTTCTATCATTTGCTTTGCTTGATTTTCATAAAAATCACCAACTactcaataataataataccacaATAGGTCAGTGGTAGAGTTTATAAGATCAAAGCGATGAAATATGAATATTACACTGGTTTTGAGGATTGGTAAAAGATGTCCAAAGACTAAGACGTTTTCTGAGCAAAATTCTGTGAATATAAATATTTCTTCCTATCAA
Coding sequences:
- the LOC121188747 gene encoding transmembrane protein 182-like is translated as MRVGAAALAGGIFGAVGTLCFLLAFGTDYWLVASDNCGPYTWPTQTTLTGENDANGSEIQLEVRTVTDSPPSSLTLHHEGFFWRCVFQVEPATHAVVATLFTNQPESKVCIHGYLFPLPVALGQVPHPNYDPTAVFRGFWTVLIILGLVSALTGGFLLVCGVPFISHRLYKLGGAFLVAAACLFLFMILLYVLWMEVVDVKRYILQERGETCPDAEVSVLYGLSFMVAAAGVPLELVSGLVFMMVGRALRASK